From the Halorhodospira halophila genome, one window contains:
- the aroK gene encoding shikimate kinase AroK yields the protein MAHWRIPSRVFLVGPMGAGKSTVGRELATLLGLEFIDSDAAIEARTGVSIPWIFDLEGEAGFRAREATVIDELTRRDGVVVATGGGAVTTPANRDLLGARGVVVYLYTPVSVQLQRTRHDTNRPLLQSDDPEARLQALLAERDPLYREVADVVVETTGGRARSVARRIIEALQGQAS from the coding sequence ATGGCACACTGGAGAATACCGTCGCGGGTCTTTCTCGTTGGCCCCATGGGTGCCGGCAAGAGCACCGTGGGGCGCGAGCTGGCCACCCTGCTGGGTCTAGAGTTCATCGACAGCGATGCCGCCATCGAGGCGCGCACCGGGGTGAGCATCCCGTGGATCTTCGACCTCGAGGGCGAGGCCGGTTTCCGCGCGCGCGAGGCGACGGTGATCGACGAACTGACCCGCCGGGACGGAGTGGTCGTGGCCACCGGCGGCGGCGCGGTTACCACGCCGGCCAACCGCGACCTGCTCGGCGCGCGCGGCGTGGTGGTCTACCTGTACACCCCGGTCTCGGTGCAGCTGCAGCGCACCCGCCACGACACCAACCGGCCGCTGCTCCAGAGCGACGACCCCGAGGCGCGGCTGCAGGCCCTGCTCGCCGAGCGTGACCCCCTCTACCGGGAAGTGGCCGACGTGGTGGTGGAGACGACCGGTGGCAGGGCGCGGAGCGTGGCGCGGCGGATCATCGAGGCGTTGCAGGGGCAGGCCTCCTGA
- a CDS encoding 3-deoxy-D-manno-octulosonic acid kinase — translation MDPQQTRQGPQYILYDADRLPAPDAALFEPEALARAGRLSGRPGGGRGSACFLEVGGIPAVLRPYRRGGLLGPLLGDCYARGRLHASRPWREWWLLARLHDEGFPVPAPLAARVRMAGPCYRAEILLERLPAATLTETLRHGPLPAERWCAIGACIGRLHRRGLDHADLNAHNILLTTDGTTHVIDLDRARLRPRAGRWAERNLARLQRSLAKIARNDAAVAPVPESHLAALRQGWHNALEE, via the coding sequence ATGGACCCGCAACAGACGCGCCAAGGCCCCCAGTACATCCTCTACGATGCTGACCGCTTACCGGCGCCGGACGCCGCGCTCTTCGAACCGGAGGCCCTGGCGCGCGCCGGTCGGCTCAGCGGACGCCCCGGCGGCGGTCGCGGCAGCGCCTGTTTCCTGGAGGTCGGCGGGATCCCGGCCGTGCTGCGGCCCTATCGCCGGGGTGGGCTCCTCGGCCCGCTGCTCGGCGACTGCTATGCCCGGGGCCGGCTCCACGCATCGCGCCCCTGGCGCGAGTGGTGGCTGCTCGCCCGGCTCCACGACGAGGGCTTCCCCGTGCCCGCCCCGCTGGCCGCCCGTGTGCGCATGGCCGGACCGTGCTACCGCGCCGAGATCCTGCTCGAGCGGCTGCCGGCGGCCACCCTCACCGAGACGCTGCGCCACGGACCACTGCCGGCCGAGCGCTGGTGCGCCATCGGCGCCTGCATCGGCCGACTGCACCGGCGCGGCCTGGATCACGCCGACCTCAACGCCCACAACATCCTGCTCACCACCGACGGCACCACCCACGTCATCGATCTGGACCGGGCCCGACTGCGCCCCCGCGCCGGCCGCTGGGCCGAGCGCAACCTCGCCCGACTGCAGCGCAGCCTGGCCAAGATCGCGCGCAACGACGCCGCCGTGGCGCCGGTGCCGGAAAGCCATCTGGCCGCCCTGCGTCAGGGCTGGCACAACGCGCTCGAGGAGTAA